In the genome of Hevea brasiliensis isolate MT/VB/25A 57/8 chromosome 14, ASM3005281v1, whole genome shotgun sequence, the window GAAAATGTCATAGGTGCAGGGGTGTCTATTCAAGGAGATGCATAAAGTTTTGGGATGCTTTATGGCATGTATCAGGAGGATCTGAACCTCCGCATCTTAACTAGAATGGCACTTGCCTGAAATGGTCAAGGATATCATGGATCCACAACTAGAGCCTGAAGAAAACACAGCACACAGAAAGCAACAGTGCTTGGTCTCTGTACTTTGATGCTCCACGGAGACACCTAGAGACTAGGTGGAAATAAGATATCTGATTAGGGAATTACATTTGGCATGGACAGCAAAAGAAATGAGAAAACATTAGAAAAATGTAAGATTGATTTATGAGGGGAATAATTTGCAGGTttgcttgaatttttttttattattttattcgaATCCCACTGAATCTCAAATTCTAAACTTGGCACCTGAAAACAACTCCAGTACCAAGAAATTATATGAATGATAAGGCATATTTACTAGGGATATCATCAAAATTTGTAGGTTTGCTTGAATCAAGTGCCATCGAGCTAAAGCTGATTGGTTGCTTGAATTCTTTTTTATGCATCTGTAAACAATCATCTGAAGCCATCCCAAATACCAAAAGCTGACCCACAAAAGAAACAAGAATAACTGGATTGGAaactcaaaataaaaaataaaaaaaaccctAAGCAATTACAAAAGATCATCCTTATAAACACTCAAAAATCCACTGATATTATCTCTTAAAAACCAAGAATTTACAACAGAGACACAGAAATTACAAAAATTTCAGATAATTAATATAACGTGATTTGATCAATATTTCAGAAAGCACACCTATCATCATCGCTTGTTATCATAATCAACTATCTCTGAATCCGTCACGGATCTCGAGTGCTGCACTATAGACCGTCCGATCGAGTTGATCCAGTCCTCTTTCTCCTTCTCCGAATCGGCGATGAAATACATAGTATCCGTCCTCGTCGAAAGCTCAAAAGCGTATTGTTTGTTGAGAACGTCTTCAGCTCCTTTCACTGTAAGGCACGTGGCCACTGGGATGACGCCGCGTGGCTTCGACTCGCGAGTGACTATGGAGTCCTTGAACCAGAATAGCTTGCCTTGTTTGAGAACGAACCAACGGCGTCTCCAGGTTTTGATGTACTCGCCCTGCTTCATTAGCCAGCCAGTTCGCTCAGGGCTCAACCAGAACTCCACTCCGTTGTAATTGGTTTGGTTCGTTTGGATTTGGGTAAGGGCCGTGGTGGCGGCCCGCCACAGAGAAGCCATGGAGTGGTGGAGGTGGTGTTTAGGCAAGAGAAGATAGCGTGTGTGGAATTGGTGACGAAATCGAAGGAGGAGAGGGAAGAATCCGCTTTCTACTGCTCTTGTTCCTCTGTTGGCCAGGCAGAATGTAGCAATTTTATTGCTTTaccttttttattataataatatttaataaaataactaaacataataaaattaataaaattattattattattattattcataattaaattaatttataaaatgttaaaaataatCATATATTTGTCAaatatgttattattattatttttatttcataattATAGCGTAGcaattcaaaaataaatattatttattggataaataaattaatttttgaatttcagtcTAATTAGACTtactttaaaataaaaattgattaTTCTCAATTTCAAATATTACTAACTTATGCATTGAAAGGATTGGCAATATAATTTTTTCTATCTTACTGGTCAAAACCTGTAGAAGAAATTCATGAACATCACATAAtaagtaaaaaataataaaaaataattttaaaaagctaaatgacaaaaaaaaattaaatatttataatttttcaattttaattttattaattttattttaaatttttcttattattttcaattttagccgcaaatttaattaaaacaatTGAATTCATTGAGTAATAAAgataatttaaattttcttttttactatTGTTAATTTTAGccaattaaattatttagttaaactaattattaaaattgaaataaatgtaaaaatttaatgactaaattaataaaattaaaagatttgctTAAACTTAATAGGTtacaaagttttaaattttttcgGTAATTTGGCCTTTTTGAAAAGCAAAAATAGATATCAAAAGAAAAATTATGCCAAACTAAAACTATGCTTTAAtataaatgaatttcataaatattaaaaacaatttaaattattaaatatattattaatttacgtATTATATAATTGCTTGCTGCAATAATTACTATTGCCATCAAAATATGAGTAATTTgatcatttaatatattttaagaaaataaagagCTAaacatatgattttttttttttgaatgtcACACACAGACACATATTTAAATATGGTATCAATCTCAAATTCAAATTATAGTGAGCTACTTGTGCATGATTGCAAGACTAATAAGTCTCTTTATTCAAGAAACTGGCATAAACAAGTAGGTATCCACCATCAAGAAAATGTAATGGGACCAATGCTAGAAGATCTTAAGGCCCTAGCTGCATGGAGAAGAGGAGGAACACTTCACTTGGACATCAAATGTACAGTGCAGAGTTAGAATCTGCATGGTACCTTGTTCTTGTTTACTCGCTATCTCATGCAACCTTATTATCTAGCATCAAGAATATCAGAAAAAATTaagtaaatataataaataaataaataaatgtaatCAGGTGATAACAACAATAAAAAGTGCTTGATATGAATGTATAGTTAgtaatatgagatgaaagaagaattGGGTCAAAGTTATAAGTGAAGAGACATGTGATGTGAAGATATCCAAGTGATTTGGCATTATTGACTATGTATTATTACCTGTATGCTTCTAGTTGTGGAGCTTAGCAGTAGTTTCTTGAAGAACATCCCTAATCTTGTGTAGCTCATTGACAACCTTACTCATGTCCATTCGATCTCTCGGTGACTCCATAGAACATGCCACTCCTATTTCAACCATGGAAAGTAGACATTGTATCTTGGTCGTGATGTTAGCATCATCTCTGAGAAGCATTGGGTCGATAACCTCCATGATATTGTCAGGAAGGGATTGTCTTGCAAACTTGTTAAGATTAAAACCATTCTCAAACATATTGTTGGTTGGTCTCTTCCCTGTCATCATCTCCAGTACTAAAATCCCATAACTGTAGATATCTCCTTCTATTGACACTTCTCTTCCTAGACCATATTCTGTTGAGCAAAAAGAGGGATAGAAAAGCAATGTAAGTAAAATGAATACACTGATCAGTTTCTGTTTGGAAAGTCCGAAAGTTAATGAAGACAATGGAGGTTACCTGGCGCAGCATATCCAATTGTTCCCTTTATCCCAATTGAGCTGCTTTGGTTTGGCTTTGTGAGTTCTGGAAGAATTCTTGCTAGCCCGAAATCTCCAACATGAGCAGTCATGTCATTATCAAGGAGAACATTGCTCGGTTTGATATCACAATGAATGATTGGCTGATGGCAATGGTGATGAAGATAATCAAGTGCATATGCCACATCAATGGCAATGTTGATTCTCCTAAGAAGGCTTAGATTATTCTGAACATATGCTTCTTGAACTGGATGTAGCCATTTCTCTAAACTCCCATTAGGCATGTATTCATAAACTAGAGCCTTGAAATCATTACCTTGGAAATCGATGCTTGAACAAGAAGTTATGATCCTCACAAGATTTCGATGGCGAATGTTTCGCAACACTTCACATTCAGCTGTGAAACTTCTGGATGCACCTCGACGTTGAAGGTTAAGTACTTTGATGGCAGTGAGCATTCCATCTTCATCAAGGCTTCCTCTATACACAGCGCCGAAACTACCTACACCGATCAAATTAGACACAGAAAAGCCATCTGTTGCTCTAAGGAGCTTTTCATAAGAGACCTGAGCAAATGGTTCTTTCAATGAAGTACCAGAAATttgttctctccttttcttgaaCCAAGAGAACAGGAAAGATGACGTTATGATTACTCCAAGAAGAACACAAGAAATCAAGATTGCAAACAGGTGCAAAGAAGACAAATTTCGTTTCTTTGCTTCTTTGTTGGGGCAAATAGGCAACTTCAGTTCAGGTATGCCTCCACAAAGTCTATAATTGTCAGCAACTGAAACTGCACTCCTGTTTGTGAAAATTCCTTTCTTTGGAACCTCTCCCTCAAAATTGTTAGAAGATAAATTTAGATATAAGAATGGAACTGTCTCCAGATAACCTGGAATTAGACCTGATAGATTGTTACAAGAAAGATCAAGGTACTGAACACCCTTCAAGGAACTAAAAGACGAAGGAAGGGATCCCTGAAAGAAATTATGCTCCATGTATAATTTCTCAAGGCTGGTGCAGCTTCCAAGGCTAGCTGGAAGTTcacctgaaaactcgttccaggAGACATCCAATTCGCCTAAACCTTTTAAGTTTCCAACAACAGAAGGTAAGGAACCAGTAAATTGGTTATGAGCTAGATTTAGTGAAATTGATAGGGAGGAGAGATTAAAAACTTCTTGTGTTATGCTGCCACTAAGATTATTTTGAAAAAGATATAACTTCAACAAGTTTTTGCAATATTGGAGACTAGAAGGGATTGTTCCTTGCAATTGGTTATCATGCAAGTAAAGCTCACTCAGCCATGAAAGGTTTCCTAGGGAGGATGGAATATTTCCTGAGAGTCTGTTGGAATAAATTGACAATCCCTGTAACTTTTTAAGTTTACCAATGGAATTTGGTATTGTACCCGTGAATTGGTTCCCACCCAGTTCTAGCTCAGTTAAGTTAACTAGATTTCCTATATCTGCAGGGATGATTCCAGATATTAGGTTTTCTCCAACACCAAAATAAGTAATCTGGGTTGAAAAATTGCCAACTGCAAGTGGCAATGACCCCCCTAATCTGTTGTTATTTAGGGCCAAATTCTCCAACATGCTGAAGTTGGCTAGAGCACCAAGAAAATCTATTTCATCAGCTCCTCCAAATCCTAGATTGTTACTTTCCAATCCCAAAAATAAGAGACGATTCAGGCTTCCAAGAGAATGAGGTATTTTGCCAGCAAAATTATTGAATGACATATAAAGAAACTGAAGTTCAGAAGCATTAGGTAATGACACCGGAATCGATCCAGAAAACAGATTTTTAGCAACAGAAAGCTCTTCGAGTTGAGGAAAAGAGAGGCCTAAATTCGAAGGAAGGCTGCCATGAAGTTGATTTTCGGACACGGCAAGAATAGTGAGCGATGATAAATTATATAGAGATTGAGGAACAATACCAGATAGTCTATTTTCTGtaaatgcaagataagttaagcTCTTCAATCGACCTATAGCATCTGGAATATTACCCTCCAGAAAATTGACGCCTGCAGATAACATTTCCAGGGAGGAAAGGTTGCCAATAGACTCTGGTATCTCTCCTTGTAGATTATTCTCATAAAGTTGTATAAATCTGAGCTTTGACAAGGAACCAAGTTCTGTAGGAATTTTCCCTCTTAGCTTGTTATTGCCAACGGATATATAAGCAAGGTTGGTGCAACGAGACAAGTTGGCAGGAATTTGGCCTTCCAACGAATTATTAGCGAGCACCAAAGCTCTTAACCTGAACAAGCGACCGAGTTCAGGTAAAATTTCACCTTGAAGGGTGTTGTTATAGAGTCTTATTGCCCGGAGGAAGCTAAGATTTCCCAAGTATGGAGATAACGAGCCTACCAAGTCTTTGGATATTAGATTGATGCTGGTGACCCTTCTGTGTCGGCGGCCACATGTAACACCTACCCAGTTGCAGAAATGAAGAGAACTATTCCATGAGCTTAAACTTCCATGAGGGTCATGAGTAATCTTTGATTTGAAGGACAGCAATGCTTCATAATCTGTGGCATTTCCGTTGCCAATGTCTTTAGTGGTGATGGTGGTTGCAGCTGCAAGGAGGAAAGGGGAACTAATGTTTAGCTGCAATCCTCCTTGAAACAGAGTAATGAGGGAAAGAATCATGATCTGGAAAAGAAATGAAGGCAATAGATTCATCATTGGAATTGGGAGTAGTGTAGTTCTTTGCGTTAGCAGTTCAAGTTTGATGAACTATTGTCAATGTGTCAAATATATATACTAAATTCTTACGACAATCCACTACTATAGGACAATCCACTACAATGAATTCAAGATACAAATATATGGATAAATCTTATCAAACAAGAAAAATTCAATATATAAACCCTATGACCTgtatatttatgaaaaattataggagatttaaaaaaaagaaattcctaaaaaaattaaaaaataaaatctcatattcACATACACTAATTTTTAAAATGaaagtttttcaattttttaaaatttaattaaaatttaaaaattaattttaaattatttttatgatttttcttaacaataaaaattatattttctaaccgacttttaaatggaaataataatattttcataattaaaattaaattatattttttataattaaaatcaaataattatttagaaaaataaattttttttgagaGTGCGACTATTGCCAGCCACGTGGGTTCTTATTCACAACCAGGGACATGAGACGCGCCATGGCTGCGAAA includes:
- the LOC110633306 gene encoding probable LRR receptor-like serine/threonine-protein kinase At3g47570 codes for the protein MARLMSLIMILSLITLFQGGLQLNISSPFLLAAATTITTKDIGNGNATDYEALLSFKSKITHDPHGSLSSWNSSLHFCNWVGVTCGRRHRRVTSINLISKDLVGSLSPYLGNLSFLRAIRLYNNTLQGEILPELGRLFRLRALVLANNSLEGQIPANLSRCTNLAYISVGNNKLRGKIPTELGSLSKLRFIQLYENNLQGEIPESIGNLSSLEMLSAGVNFLEGNIPDAIGRLKSLTYLAFTENRLSGIVPQSLYNLSSLTILAVSENQLHGSLPSNLGLSFPQLEELSVAKNLFSGSIPVSLPNASELQFLYMSFNNFAGKIPHSLGSLNRLLFLGLESNNLGFGGADEIDFLGALANFSMLENLALNNNRLGGSLPLAVGNFSTQITYFGVGENLISGIIPADIGNLVNLTELELGGNQFTGTIPNSIGKLKKLQGLSIYSNRLSGNIPSSLGNLSWLSELYLHDNQLQGTIPSSLQYCKNLLKLYLFQNNLSGSITQEVFNLSSLSISLNLAHNQFTGSLPSVVGNLKGLGELDVSWNEFSGELPASLGSCTSLEKLYMEHNFFQGSLPSSFSSLKGVQYLDLSCNNLSGLIPGYLETVPFLYLNLSSNNFEGEVPKKGIFTNRSAVSVADNYRLCGGIPELKLPICPNKEAKKRNLSSLHLFAILISCVLLGVIITSSFLFSWFKKRREQISGTSLKEPFAQVSYEKLLRATDGFSVSNLIGVGSFGAVYRGSLDEDGMLTAIKVLNLQRRGASRSFTAECEVLRNIRHRNLVRIITSCSSIDFQGNDFKALVYEYMPNGSLEKWLHPVQEAYVQNNLSLLRRINIAIDVAYALDYLHHHCHQPIIHCDIKPSNVLLDNDMTAHVGDFGLARILPELTKPNQSSSIGIKGTIGYAAPEYGLGREVSIEGDIYSYGILVLEMMTGKRPTNNMFENGFNLNKFARQSLPDNIMEVIDPMLLRDDANITTKIQCLLSMVEIGVACSMESPRDRMDMSKVVNELHKIRDVLQETTAKLHN
- the LOC110633327 gene encoding pleckstrin homology domain-containing protein 1, producing MASLWRAATTALTQIQTNQTNYNGVEFWLSPERTGWLMKQGEYIKTWRRRWFVLKQGKLFWFKDSIVTRESKPRGVIPVATCLTVKGAEDVLNKQYAFELSTRTDTMYFIADSEKEKEDWINSIGRSIVQHSRSVTDSEIVDYDNKR